GCTCTTCCTGTGCGTGTCCTCACAGGGGGGGGCAAcatgttcaattcaattcggttttatttatatagcgccagacgggggcgtcactaggttttaaggacagggggggcttagcccccaggagatgcacatgatgtgagcaaatgtagcgtacgagcacaaaacctcaaacggctaacaatggctgagaaattatacatgattattatttcagtctgttttaaacGACAACAAAGATAGAGACTGGTTTAATCTGAACCCTCCaggtcgacccccccccccctccccccgccagTAAAGAACATTTTAGAGGGTCTTTTTCATGCAGTCTTGATATGACACACTTGCGAGGTGGGAGGGATTATCAAACTGTTATTATGAAATTATTCATAATGCAGATTTAGGCAGATTTGTGAACAATATTTTAAGAGAAATGGTCTcatgcatataaatatatatatatatttgcaataCATACTAGGTTTTAGAGTTCTGCTCGTGAAAAATGGGACCTCGGACCAAGCCTTCGAGCTGCCGGTACATGTTGTTGGCTCAAGTCAGAAAGCGGAAGCGCTTCTAGGAACGTAAAGACCTCtatcagagcacacacacaaatacttcaaAACCAAGTTTATTAGTAGTTTATTTTTTACCCTCTTTATGTATtgccttattttttttgtatttttgatatttaaaaaaaaacagattttgagAACATTATCTTTGTCAGATTTGGAGGCAGACCTCAGGAAGCATTCAGCTCGTCacagctgagcccccccccccctagggaAGTAAAGATGACACCCCAAGGACGACACTCGGCCCAAACCGAGCGGGTCATCAATGATGACCcgctctgctgcagcctcctgcagcagagctggGAAACTGGTCGCCCCGTACTGGAGAGCAGAGGTTTAGGCTCCCAGATTACGTCTCCATGTTGTGAACGGCTGACCTTTAACCTCAGGATTATATAATGTGGTCATTTCCAGTTATTCATCAGACagttttattcagattcagCCTGCATGGCCAGAACACACAGAGTGGATCGATTTATCCAGCGGTTCAGATTCAGGACCAAAGGACAGCACCAAacgaaccggaaccggaacgcTGCAGCGACTCAGCCACTTTCAGAAAGGACCGGAAATGAGGCGATCCGCTCCATTCAAGAGCGCTGTGGGGACCCcctcttctgattggtccagctgggtccccccccccccccctccccagtgGAGCGTCACACAGCCCGCAGCTCATTGGACAGATCGATCCGCTGAGAGCAGCCCTCTTTCCGGTTGGTCCGGCAGGTCGAGTCGCGCTCTGGTCCATAAAAGGGAAGGTAGCGGCGGTTCCGGACCCATTTCCTGTGACCTCCTCCAGAAATCCCTTTGAAGATGAGCGGACGCGGTAAAACCGGCGGTAAAGCCCGAGCCAAGGCGAAGACCCGCTCCTCCCGTGCCGGGCTCCAGTTCCCGGTCGGCCGTGTCCACAGGCTGCTGCGTAAAGGGAACTATGCGCATCGCGTCGGTGCCGGCGCGCCCGTCTACCTGGCGGCGGTGCTGGAGTACCTGACCGCTGAGATCCTGGAGCTGGCTGGAAACGCTGCCCGGGACAACAAGAAGACTCGGATCATCCCGCGTCACCTGCAGCTGGCCGTGCGTAACGACGAGGAGCTCAACAAGCTGCTGGGCGGGGTGACCATCGCTCAGGGAGGGGTGCTGCCCAACATCCAGGCCGTCCTGCTGCCCAAGAAGACCGAGAAGCCCGCCAAGAAGTGAAGTCCTGGACCCGGAGCCAGTGGAGCACAACGGCTCTTTTCAGAGCCCCACACGAGTCCGAAAAAGAGCTTTCATTCTCGCGTTGCTCTGATCCAGAACCGTTTGGATCCACGAAGAACAGGATCCAGTGTGGAGCTCAGTTCAACCCTGCAGCTTTGAGCTGAGAACTTTAAACCTGTTAGTCCAGGGatctactcctgctggaggctGGAGGTATGACACTCTAGTTTATTACAGCTGAAAGATAAATCCTCCGGATCAAATGAATATTTCTGTCATCTGGAAGTGAAATAAATCAGAACATCTTTGATACTCGGCAAGAAGTATTTATAGACGGGAGAAAGAGTTGAGGTCCGAATACAGACCCCTTGAAGTAGAACATACATGTAATAACATGCATGTTGTAACAGTGTCCATGTCATGAGACACTGATCTACATTCATCTGCAGGACTCACCTGTAAAGGTTACGGCTTTGAAGTCatgaacaaagacattttcaCAACTCCGACGCCATCCAGTACAAATGTTTCTTTGAGCAGCACAGAACGAATGTTTGGGACAGAGGTACACATCTATATACTTTAATGTGGGGGCAGCTACACGGAGGTACATGTTTATATactttaatggggggggggggggggggtcagctacACGGCGGTACATATTTATATACTTTAATGTGGAGGGGGCAGCTACACAAACCCGCCCCCCCGTTTCCGGTCTCCACTAGTCCTCATCAGTCGTTCAGAGCTCCTTAGAACTCTCATCAGCACCGGAAGCAGCTCTCTGGAGCCAGTGGGCGGTCCTTAAAAGGACCTTTGATCGTCACCGGGAGCAGCGCTTCACCCCCCGAAGCCGTACAGCGTGCGTCCCTGCCTCTTCAGCGCGTACACCACGTCCATGGCGGTGACGGTCTTCCGCTTGGCGTGCTCGGTGTACGTGACGGCGTCACGGATCACGTTCTCCAGGAACACCTTCAGCACCCCGCGGGTCTCCTCGTAGATCAGCCCGGAGATCCGCTTCACGCCGCCGCGGCGAGCCAGGCGGCGGATGGCGGGCTTGGTGATCCCCTGGATGTTATCACGGAGAACTTTCCGGTGCCGCTTGGCGCCTCCTTTACCGAGTCCTTTCCCGCCCTTTCCTCTTCCGCTCATCTCCACGGGTCAGACGTTTCACGCTGAATGAAGAGCTTCACGTTCTCACAGACGTTTATCTGTCCGCTGCGGACGTGTTAGAGAACAGAGGCGGATCCATTTCTCTCCCGACTGTTGAAAGGCGCAGAAATTACGCGCAGATTAAAATGTACAGACCGAGTTCCCCCCAGCGGGAAAAACACGAGACGTCATTTCATCACATTTACGCTGAACTACAATTATTGATTTATaatgatttatatattttaaatcaataattgaTTTATTCTGAGAGAGTAAACCTCAAACAGATGTTTCTGTGGAGACTCGATCCCTGAACTTTGTCTGAAGGCTCTAAAATTaatcaggggggcagaaacgtcATCACGTTGTACATagtgtgtctttttaatttattattattttgcatcaattgattaatttaatattagtcttatttgtattgttaaatatcGATGATTTATgcacaaaggactttcaacggaaacaagaccacaagggctttttagaaatgctcctcttagacaggatgtttggctgtacttgtactgtaatacatgctattgtttgaatgtacttgtactgtaatacatgctattgtttgaatgtacttgtactgtaacacatgctattgtttgaatgtacttgtactgtaatacatgc
This portion of the Brachionichthys hirsutus isolate HB-005 chromosome 22, CSIRO-AGI_Bhir_v1, whole genome shotgun sequence genome encodes:
- the LOC137910698 gene encoding uncharacterized protein, with translation MSGRGKTGGKARAKAKTRSSRAGLQFPVGRVHRLLRKGNYAHRVGAGAPVYLAAVLEYLTAEILELAGNAARDNKKTRIIPRHLQLAVRNDEELNKLLGGVTIAQGGVLPNIQAVLLPKKTEKPTKNKIKIPLKMSGRGKTGGKARAKAKTRSSRAGLQFPVGRVHRLLRKGNYAHRVGAGAPVYLAAVLEYLTAEILELAGNAARDNKKTRIIPRHLQLAVRNDEELNKLLGGVTIAQGGVLPNIQAVLLPKKTEKPAKK
- the LOC137911004 gene encoding histone H4, with amino-acid sequence MSGRGKGGKGLGKGGAKRHRKVLRDNIQGITKPAIRRLARRGGVKRISGLIYEETRGVLKVFLENVIRDAVTYTEHAKRKTVTAMDVVYALKRQGRTLYGFGG